The Mus musculus strain C57BL/6J chromosome 2, GRCm38.p6 C57BL/6J genome has a window encoding:
- the LOC115489489 gene encoding soluble scavenger receptor cysteine-rich domain-containing protein SSC5D-like, whose translation MLWPLRAALLLNFSTLATLKLPREVALPPTSFKLLQTESMNEPRLGISEDESDLDDSRHKTAEPLSTPHREGETPHSSHTDGRPCIHATHTSDSSSAKHPPWRHRGPRIHPVLAPHRPQTLHSPLAPPLTRHTPAHTSHTALSSLAQHPPCRPPHAACIHPTHLADSGATQHTWHNPQTPTSMPHTPHTPQTPLSPRTHPAGTAHSVSAAPARSGAAASAGGAARVRSAGRRRREEETRLSFSDPRFGGGSPSGKQRPRPRTPRDPARAPEPSAARAIPVACAARYWRPQDPRLRPCRRPRPPLATAFLSTHRSPPSSPTLFSIGNSQLSPGRRHRLRRGRRRRSEELRQPPLKPRRGGRRDL comes from the coding sequence ATGCTCTGGCCTCTCCGAGCTGCTCTCCTGCTTAACTTTTCCACCCTAGCCACCCTCAAGCTGCCTAGGGAAGTAGCACTGCCTCCCACTTCATTTAAACTACTGCAAACAGAATCAATGAACGAACCTAGACTGGGAATTTCAGAAGATGAAAGCGACCTCGATGATAGCCGACACAAGACGGCAGAGCCCCTATCCACGccgcacagagagggagagaccccACACTCATCCCATACAGACGGCCGACCCTGCATCCACGCTACACACACCTCGGACTCCTCATCCGCCAAGCATCCACCCTGGAGACATCGCGGACCCCGCATCCACCCGGTCCTCGCCCCGCACAGACCGCAGACCTTGCACTCACCCCTCGCACCTCCACTCACCCggcacacaccagcacacacctCGCACACCGCACTCAGCTCCCTCGCCCAGCATCCACCCTGCAGACCCCCACACGCAGCCTGCATCCACCCCACACACCTGGCGGACTCCGGGGCCACCCAACACACCTGGCACAACCCGCAGACCCCCACATCCATGCCACACACCCCGCACACGCCACAGACCCCACTCTCACCCCGCACACACCCCGCGGGCACCGCACACTCCGTGTCCGCCGCGCCCGCTCGCAGCGGAGCCGCAGCTTCGGCCGGAGGAGCCGCCCGTGTCCGCTCCGCCGGGCGGCGCCGGCGGGAAGAGGAGACTCGGCTGAGCTTCTCCGACCCGAGATTCGGCGGGGGGAGCCCCAGCGGCAAGCAGAGGCCGCGGCCGCGAACTCCTCGCGACCCTGCACGGGCCCCGGAGCCCAGCGCCGCCCGCGCGATCCCTGTCGCCTGCGCCGCGCGTTACTGGCGACCCCAGGACCCCCGCCTCAGGCCATGCCGCCGGCCTCGCCCGCCGCTCGCCACTGCCTTTCTCTCCACTCACCGCTCGCCGCCATCTTCCCCAACGCTGTTCTCGATCGGAAACTCACAGCTCAGCCCCGGCCGCCGACACCGACTCCGCCGAGGCCGCCGCCGGCGCTCTGAGGAGCTGAGGCAGCCGCCGCTGAAGCCGCGGCGCGGGGGCCGCCGGGATTTGTAG